The Microplitis mediator isolate UGA2020A chromosome 8, iyMicMedi2.1, whole genome shotgun sequence genome has a window encoding:
- the LOC130672831 gene encoding uncharacterized protein LOC130672831 — MSENREKNIRLLLNKVFGGGIKIENLETNGLSVGENYQSEIISVNLKVNNEKDTDQDNNRSVIMKMLPMNKDYREICDLKSLFKREVFMYGTILPAYKRFEIDSGISESEVLNIAPLHYGSQLNSNAEIGFYEDNDTFIALENLRTQGYYKVDRKIGANLIHSKLAVQAMAKFHAIGIAIKHKNPKGFEMLKKESTPAQVKHPQDWIEIAENVYKLIENDSKIQKYVDSCKKLYKMEEDQRTSTPLEPWTSIIHGDFSSLNILFHQKPDKSIPEDVKFVDFQNHTFTSPLRELAFFLAISADQEVFENHYDELLDLYYETLKNRLTLFGVDTKLYSKESFNKQYVQDARLHFPHCIAVLQIVTLDVGINDEAVANLPKLLLQNSPRNDIFCEKLRKIILFYDGRGWFN, encoded by the coding sequence atgtCGGAAAAccgtgaaaaaaatataagattattattaaataaagtctTCGGTGGTGGAATAAAGATCGAAAATTTAGAGACCAATGGGTTATCAGTTGGTGAGAATTATCAAAGTGAAATCATCagcgttaatttaaaagttaataatgaGAAAGATACTGATCAAGATAATAATCGTTCTGTAATCATGAAGATGCTACCAATGAATAAAGATTATCGAGAAATATGTGATCTTAAATCGTTATTCAAAAGAGAAGTTTTTATGTATGGGACAATATTGCCGGCGTATAAAAGATTTGAAATTGATAGCGGTATAAGTGAGAGTGAAGTACTCAATATCGCTCCACTTCATTATGGGTCACAATTAAATTCCAATGCTGAAATCGGTTTCTATGAAGATAATGATACATTTATtgcattagaaaatttaagaacTCAAGGATATTACAAAGTTGATCGAAAAATTGGTGCAAATcttattcattcaaaattagCAGTACAAGCTATGGCTAAATTTCATGCTATTGGAATAGCTATTAAACACAAAAACCCAAAAGGATTCGAGATGTTGAAGAAAGAATCTACACCAGCCCAAGTAAAACATCCTCAAGATTGGATCGAGATCGCCgaaaatgtatataaactAATAGAAAACGACtcaaagattcaaaaatatgttgatTCGTGTAAGAAATTATATAAGATGGAAGAGGATCAACGGACATCTACGCCGCTCGAGCCATGGACATCAATAATTCATGGAGATTTTTCATCtttaaatatactatttcatcAAAAGCCAGATAAAAGTATTCCTGAAGATGTCAAATTTGTCGATTTTCAAAACCACACATTTACTAGCCCACTGCGTGAGCTTGCATTCTTTCTTGCCATCAGTGCTGATCAAgaagttttcgaaaatcactatgATGAGCTTCTTGATCTATATTATGAGACTCTCAAAAATAGATTAACTTTATTCGGTGTTGATACTAAATTGTACTCGAAAGAGAGCTTTAATAAGCAATATGTTCAGGATGCACGATTACATTTTCCACATTGTATTGCGGTACTTCAAATAGTCACTTTGGACGTGGGAATAAACGATGAAGCTGTTGCAAACCTCCCAAAACTACTTCTTCAAAATTCTCCGAGAAATGATATATTCTGTGAAAAGTtgcgaaaaattattttattttatgatggTCGTGGATGGTTCAATTGA